A single window of Excalfactoria chinensis isolate bCotChi1 chromosome 13, bCotChi1.hap2, whole genome shotgun sequence DNA harbors:
- the LOC140258169 gene encoding ovomucoid-like, whose amino-acid sequence MVATCSFWQPRGDHLRNRAPAAACRPKQYLTMAMAGIFLLFSFALCGFLPDAAFGVEVDCSRFPNTTNEEGKDTVACDKDLPPICGSDGVTYSECMLCAYNIEYGTNISKEHDGECRETVPMDCSRYANTTNVEGKVTISCNRALNPVCGTDGATYDNECLLCAHNVEQGTSVGKKHDGGCRKEPAAVSVDCSEYPKPGCMMERLPLCGSDNKTYNDKCNFCNAVVESNGTLTLNHFGEC is encoded by the exons GCAGCCTCGGGGGGACCATCTCAGGAACAGAGCACCAGCAGCCGCCTGCAGACCCAAGCAGTACCTCACCATGGCCATGGCAGGCATctttctgctgttctcttttgCGCTTTGTGGCTTCCTTCCAG aTGCTGCCTTTGGGGTTGAG GTGGACTGCAGTAGGTTTCCCAACACCACAAACGAGGAAGGCAAAGATACAGTGGCCTGTGACAAGGACCTCCCCCCCATCTGCGGTAGCGATGGAGTCACTTACAGCGAGTGCATGCTGTGTGCCTACAACAT AGAATATGGAACCAATATCAGCAAAGAGCACGATGGAGAATGCAGGGAAACTGTTCCT ATGGACTGCAGCAGGTATGCCAACACAACAAATGTGGAAGGAAAAGTGACGATCTCCTGCAACAGGGCCCTCAACCCCGTCTGTGGTACTGATGGAGCCACCTATGACAATGAGTGTCTGCTGTGTGCCCACAACGT agagCAGGGGACCAGCGTTGGCAAGAAGCATGATGGTGGATGTAGGAAGGAACCTGCTGCAGTGAGT GTTGACTGCAGTGAGTACCCTAAGCCTGGCTGCATGATGGAACGCTTACCTCTCTGTGGCTCCGACAACAAAACATATAACGACAAGTGCAACTTCTGCAATGCAGTCGT GGAAAGCAACGGGACTCTCACTTTAAACCATTTTGGAGAATGCTGA